A window of Mucilaginibacter sp. PAMC 26640 contains these coding sequences:
- a CDS encoding amidophosphoribosyltransferase, with translation MNPLRTYLSDFISLIFPELCAACHASLVANEEVLCTDCLYNLPYTNFHLQPANIVAQQFWGKLPVEAAYAMYFFNKGGKVQKMMHHFKYDGMQHIGNLLGSIAGKQLLQNEVFKTADYIIPVPLHKKRLKERGYNQSACFAEGLAKKLDAVVEYENLVRVVATKTQTHKSRFARFENMQEVFKVADPEKLAGKHILLVDDIVTTGSTLEACGQILMTVPGIKLSIATIAYAV, from the coding sequence GTGAATCCGCTGCGCACATACCTGTCAGATTTTATATCGCTCATCTTCCCGGAGTTGTGTGCCGCCTGCCATGCCAGCCTTGTGGCTAACGAAGAGGTTTTATGTACCGATTGCCTGTACAACCTGCCCTATACCAACTTTCACCTGCAGCCGGCAAATATTGTAGCACAGCAATTTTGGGGTAAGCTCCCGGTAGAGGCCGCCTATGCGATGTATTTTTTCAACAAAGGCGGCAAAGTACAAAAGATGATGCACCATTTTAAGTACGACGGCATGCAGCATATTGGCAATTTACTGGGAAGCATAGCCGGCAAGCAGTTACTGCAAAACGAAGTATTTAAAACGGCAGATTACATAATCCCGGTACCGCTCCATAAAAAACGCCTGAAGGAGCGCGGTTATAACCAGAGTGCCTGCTTTGCAGAAGGACTGGCGAAAAAACTTGATGCTGTTGTTGAGTACGAAAACCTGGTGCGTGTGGTAGCAACTAAAACGCAAACGCATAAATCGCGGTTTGCCAGGTTTGAAAATATGCAGGAGGTGTTTAAAGTTGCTGATCCTGAAAAATTGGCCGGCAAACACATTTTGCTGGTAGATGATATTGTAACAACCGGCTCCACCCTGGAAGCCTGCGGTCAGATACTAATGACAGTGCCGGGTATAAAGCTAAGTATA
- a CDS encoding 23S rRNA (adenine(2503)-C(2))-methyltransferase RlmN, whose amino-acid sequence MNAKKDKVDIRSLDIQALQAQFVQMDEKAFRAKQVYEWLWKKSCLSFDDMSNISKELRTKLHEKFIINNVKINTSQISADKTIKNSFILHDTHLIEGVLIPTSERMTACVSSQVGCSLTCKFCATGYMERKRNLNPDEIYDQVVLIDKQAREHYGIPLSNIVYMGMGEPLLNYANVMKSIEKITSPDGLGMAAKRITVSTAGIAKMIRKLGDDEVKFNLALSLHAANDEKRNTIMPINEQNSLKALADALKYYYAKTKNAVTYEYIIFDGVNDNIQDAKELAQFCKHLPCKVNIIEYNPIAFASYINAGEDKVEAFADYLRSQGVNTNLRRSRGKDIDAACGQLAIKEKDKAVAEEV is encoded by the coding sequence GTGAATGCAAAAAAAGATAAGGTAGATATCCGCAGCCTTGATATTCAGGCACTTCAGGCGCAGTTTGTCCAGATGGACGAAAAGGCCTTCAGAGCCAAACAGGTTTATGAATGGCTATGGAAAAAATCATGCTTATCCTTTGATGACATGAGCAATATTTCAAAAGAACTCCGTACAAAACTGCACGAGAAATTTATTATCAACAATGTTAAAATAAATACTTCACAGATTAGTGCTGATAAAACTATAAAAAATTCTTTTATATTACATGATACCCATTTAATTGAGGGTGTTTTAATTCCAACAAGTGAAAGAATGACCGCCTGTGTATCCAGCCAGGTGGGTTGTAGCCTTACTTGTAAATTTTGCGCCACAGGTTATATGGAGCGTAAACGCAACCTCAACCCTGATGAGATCTACGACCAGGTGGTGCTGATCGATAAGCAGGCCCGTGAGCATTATGGGATCCCGTTATCAAACATTGTGTACATGGGTATGGGCGAGCCATTGCTTAACTATGCCAACGTGATGAAGTCAATAGAGAAGATCACATCGCCCGACGGATTAGGCATGGCGGCTAAACGGATCACGGTTTCAACTGCGGGTATAGCCAAGATGATTCGTAAGCTGGGAGATGATGAGGTGAAGTTTAATCTTGCGCTGTCGTTGCATGCCGCTAACGACGAAAAGCGCAATACTATTATGCCCATCAACGAGCAAAACTCGTTAAAAGCACTGGCAGATGCTTTGAAATACTATTACGCTAAAACCAAGAACGCCGTAACTTACGAGTATATCATATTCGACGGTGTGAACGATAATATTCAGGATGCCAAAGAGCTGGCCCAGTTTTGCAAGCACCTGCCCTGCAAGGTGAATATTATAGAATATAACCCCATTGCTTTTGCCAGTTATATTAATGCCGGGGAAGATAAAGTAGAAGCCTTTGCAGATTACCTGCGCAGCCAGGGTGTAAATACTAACCTGCGCCGGAGCCGCGGCAAGGATATTGATGCAGCCTGTGGCCAATTGGCCATAAAAGAAAAAGATAAAGCGGTAGCAGAAGAAGTATAA